The nucleotide window TTCTCATTTAGCTTCCAGTCCGTATTTGTTAGAGCAGAATCGAGCAGTTGGCTCAATGTGCAAAGTGTTGCAGTAAAAATGAAACCTAGAGCGAATTGGGACATTCTTGATACTGATGGTGTGATTCCTAATACCTTAACGTTTTCTTTTAAAAAAACACGAAGTAATATCCACGATAACAATAGCTGTACTACTATTCCCAGCAAGGCATCAACTCCATTTAAGGGCAATTTCACCTAATTTTATCAAAGGACTTTCTTTTACATTCCCATAATATGAAAAAATCCCCTTCTCAAACGAGAAGGAGATTCCAATTCTGTATTAGTACATTTCAGAAGTAGTCTTCGCTTGCATGTGAAGAAGCAGATAGTCTGGTCCGCCAGCTTTTGAATCTGTTCCTGACATGTTGAAGCCGCCGAATGGCTGGTAACCTACGATTGCACCTGTGCAGCCGCGGTTGAAGTAAAGGTTTCCGACATGGAAATCTTCGCGAGCCTTCTGGATGTTTTCACGGTTTCGCGTGATCACCGCTCCAGTCAAACCGTATTCAGTGTTATTCGCAATTTCAAGCGCATGGTCGAAATCCTTCGCTTTTGCGAAAGCTACGACAGGTCCGAAGATTTCTTCCTGCATGATGCGAGCTTTTGGATCAAGGTCAGCGAAGATTGTTGGCTTGATGAAGTAGCCTTTTGAGCTGTCTCCTTCTCCGCCAGTCATCAAACGGCCTTCTTCCTTGCCGATTTCGATGTAGCTCATAATCTTGTCGAACGCACCCTGGTCATTAACAGGACCCATGAATGTGCTTTGATCTGTTGGATCATCAAGCTTAAGCTCATTAGTAAGCTCAACAACGCGGTTAAGAACCTGGTCATATACATCCTCAACGATAACAGCACGTGAACATGCAGAGCACTTTTGCCCTGAGAAGCCGAAAGCAGAAGCAGTGATTGCTTGAGCAGCTAACTCAAGATCAGCGTCTTTGTCGACAACCATTGTGTCTTTTCCACCCATTTCAGCGACAACGCGCTTAAGCCAGATTTGGCCTTCATTCAGCTTGGATGCACGCTCGTTAATACGCAGACCTACGTCACGTGAACCTGTAAAGCTGATGAAGCGAGTGTCTTTGTGGTCAACAAGGTAGTCGCCCACTTCTGCGCCGCTTCCTGGTACGAAGTTAAGGACACCAGCAGGCAGACCCGCTTCTTCCATCACTTCAACGAACTTAGCCGCAACAACTGGAGTAGTTGAAGCTGGCTTCAATAGAACTGTGTTTCCTGTAACAATCGCTGCTACCGTTGTACCAGCCATGATTGCCAATGGGAAGTTCCATGGAGAAATGATGACTCCCACTCCAAGAGGAATGTAATCATAACGGTTATATTCATTAGGACGGCTTTCTACTTTCACGCCCTCTTTAATTCTTAGCATTTGGCGAGCATAGTACTCAAGGAAGTCGATTGCTTCTGCTGTATCAGCATCTGCCTCGTTCCATGGCTTACCAGCTTCTTTTGTTAAAAGCGCTGAGAATTCATGCTTGCGGCGGCGAATGATTGCAGCAGCCTTGAATAATACATCTGCACGTGTCTCAGGCTTTACTTTTTTCCAAGTCTTGAACGCTTCGACAGCAGCCTGCATAGCCTTTTCAGCTAGATCGCGGTTTGCTTTTGATACACGTCCAATAACTTCTTCTTTATTGGATGGGTTGTATGATACAATCTTGTCTTCTGTCGAGATTCTCTCTCCGCCGATCACCAAGTCGTAATCCTGGCCAAGATAGCCTTCAACAGTCTTCAATCCTGTAAGATATCCTTCACGGTGTTCCTCATCTTTAAAATTCGTGAAAGGCTCATGTTTATATGGCTGAACCATTCTATCCCCTCCTATGTATTAAAACGTTTTCATTCCTTTCCCATTCTATCATGAGAGTCTCATAGTGTTCAATGGCAACGTACTAGCAAGTCTTGGATTGAGAATTTTCACAATTTTTATTATACCAATATTGTAATTTGCTCGTATTTTGATCTTTCTATCGAGATGGTCGAAATATTCACGAATGTGGTCTAATTAATTCCAGATATGGTCGAGTTAATCATAAAAGTGGTCGAAATATCCTGAGATATGGTCGAGTTAATCATAAAAGTGGTCGAAATATCCTGAGATATGGTCGAGTTAATCATAAAAGTGGTCGAAATATCCTGAGATGTGGTCGAATTAATCATAAAAGTGGTCGAATTAATCTCATTTTCGCCAATAAAATGTAAAACCGTATCAGTCAGAACCACTTTCACACTCTTTTTAGCAGGGTATTACAATGAATCTCGCGAATATTTATCTATCATTCAAAAAAGGAGTCTATTTCAGATGAAAAAACGGCATGAAGTGCTATTCAATCAACTGGAATCATATCGCAATGAGCTTTTAAGCATAGTGGATACTGTTTCAGAAGAAGAAGCTGAGAGAATTCCGGCTGGGTTCAACAGTAATATCCGCTGGAACCTCGGTCATATCTATCTTGATCAATATCGATGGATCCAGGCAGTGACAAAGGAGCCGGCAGATGTCCCGGAAGAGTTCAGTTCCTGGTTTGGCTACGGCACCTCTCCGGCCAATTTTACCGAGGAAACACCTGCTGTCAGCGAGTTAAAAGAACTTCTGAAAACACAGCCAGGCAGAATAAAAGAATCCTATGGCGAGCGTTTGGAAAAAGAATTCGCACCAACCGAGATGGGCATGCATACAATCGAGCAAGTATTAACCCGGACGATTTTCCATGAAGGCATGCATTTACAGACGATCCTTGATATGCAAAAATGCATGTAACAAGCAAAGAACCCCGGCTCTTTGCTTTTTCATTCCTCTATTCTAACTTTTCGGCGACCTCGGTTTCTACTTCTTTAACCAACTTTTTGATATGAATGGATGGGTAATCCAGGGCTTTAATCTCAGCAAAATAAGGAAACATTTCTTTAACATCATCAGCGTAAAAGCTTCCATCCCGCGGCAGGGTATGGCTGATGACTTTGAGGGCACCTTCGCTTCGATCGACCTTCAACACCATTGGCACGGACATACCCGAACCTTGCTCAACTTCAGCACCCTCTTTGTAGTACTCCTCAATCAACGCCCATAAATAAATTTCACCCTTCTCTTCGCTGGAGGCAAGAATTTCATATGCACTTAAAATTTCTCCGCCAAAATTCGGCTTCATCACTTCTTGACGTATGTATCTTTCAATTTCCTCTCCTTCTTCTTCTGTTACTGCTGCGTTTGAACATCCCGCGACTAACAAAACCACAAACATAACCCAGATGAAATTGCGCTTCATTTTAACCCTCTCCTACCTGATTAACGAACTTTTTTCTTCCAAAATAACAACCCTGCGTTAATTCCAATAAGCAACAGCACGATTGCACGGGCCCTATCCCTATTAGGCTGGACATTAAAGAGAGGGAGATAGATGAAAATCGTTCCGTTACTTGTCCAGACACCCATTGAAAAAGATAAAGTAAGGCTGATATTCCAAAGGCCATAATATAGCTGTTTTCAATATATACTTCCATTTTACTTTTTAACTAACACTGATTGGAACAGCCACTTATCCACCTCTTCTAATGAGAATTGTCAGAATATATACGATAATAATCGAGTTTTAGATTCACCTTTTTTCAAAAAAATAAAAAGCAAAGAGCCCCTCGGCTCTTTGCTTCTACTACTGATAAATATGCACAAATGGTTCATCCTGATCGGGCTTTTTCACAATCAAAGCTTCTTGTCCCAGTACAGAGGATACGCTGACCTGTACGGACATATAGTTAGGGAAGTGCTCCATAACCAGTCCTGTTACATACTGGGTGAATCCAATTGCTTCCGCTTCTCCGTAGAACTGGATCGGTATTTCGATATTCAATTCCTGAAGCTGACCATCAAGGTAAAAGCCTTTGCCGATGACGCCGTTGAAGTTCGGGAAATATTCCTCAACATCCTGTTTGAAGTTCTGGAAGAATGTCAGGTCATCCCTATGGTCCTTCTCCGCTTGGGCGGATGGGAACAGGATGTACTTTTCTTTTACATCTTTCCAGCTGCCGACCTTATTGCTTCCCTGGGAAACTTCAGCATAGGTGAAAAAGTTTCCAGGGACAACAGAAGATCGGCTTTCCTGTTCAAACAATCCAATTGTAATCGGAACATTTTTCAACTCATCAATGCCTCTTATCCTGTTGACGACTTCCTGGGCGATTTTCTTCCCTTCATCTTCAAGGACTTTACGGGTAATATTTTTCTCGAACACCGCTCCAAAAGCTTCCTCCTGGTAATAGTGGACGGAATTCAAAGCCAGCCCGATTGCGACGCCGCCAAGCTGGTACGTATCCTTTTCGCCCGATTGGACCAGGTAGTTATGCTCTAGGATATGGGCAAGGTAAATTGGGTTCTTTTTATTCTGCTCGTGGGCATCGCCCTTGCCAGGATTAGCAGGATTGAGTCCCAGGTTTTTCACTTCAATCTTCTTCTTATTTTTGTTTTCGGGTTTGGCCTTCAGCTCTTTTTCCTTTGCCTCTACTTGCGCAGGGGTCATTTCCCGCTCCAGCCAAGATTCCACGGTGCTGCGGTCAAGATACTGACCTTCCTTGAAAACGTACTTGTCGGTGGAAAACGTATTTTGCGCAATCCGCATCAGACCTGTCTCAAATTCAGTAATGTCATAGCGGGTATTCAGATTGTTGACGACCATGCCGCGAGCTTCCCCTGGCTCGAACGGAATGATGGTACGGTAATATTTGTCCGAAATTTTATACTTTGGGATAATCGCTTTTTCTTTTGTGTCATTATCCTTTTCCTGGACGACCTCTTCCTGTTTTTGAAAATTAGGGGCACAGGCCGTCAGCAGCAGGACAAGAGATAGAGCGACCATTGAGAGCTTTCTCATGGCGTGTTCACCTCTTACTTATTTAATTCTTCAAGCATTCTCTCCTCATTCCACACTTCAATCCCAAGGCTTTCTGCTTTTGTCAGCTTAGAACCTGCGTCTTCACCGGCAATGACTAAATCTGTTTTCTTGCTGACGCTGCCGGCTATATTGCCGCCGAGCGCCTCAATTTTTTCTTTTGCTTCGTTTCGTCCCATCTTCTCAAGCTTTCCGGTTAACACGATGGTTTTACCGGCAAAAAATGAATCCGATTCTTCTGCGGTAACCTTCTTTGGGCCTTTATATTCCATATTGACACCAACAGCTTTCAGCTCGGAAACCAGCTCACTCACTTCTTCACTGTCAAAATAAGTGACGATGGAGTCGGCCATTTTGTCGCCGATTTCATTGATCGCTGTCAGTTCATCCTTGGATGCCTGCATCAGTTTATCCATTGTTACGAATTCCTGGGCCAATGTCTTTGCGGCTTTAGCACCGACAAGACGAATGCCAAGACCGAACAATAGTTTCTCTAATGAATTATCCTTCGTCGCTTCAATCGCTGACAGCAAATTGTTTACAGATTTCTCGCCCATCCGCTCAAGACCCAGCAGCTGCTCGCGCGTCAGCTTATAAATGTCCGCTACATCCTTAATCAGCTCTTCTGCAAACAGCTGGCTGACCACCCTTTCACCGAGTCCATCAATGTTCATTGCATCACGGGAAACGAAGTGGATCAGACCTTCCCTGATTTGTGCAGGACATTTCGGATTGATACAGCGAAGCGCTACTTCTCCTTCAATCCGGACAAGTTCACTGTCGCATTCAGGGCACTCTGTAGGCATATGGAACTCAAATTCTTCGCCCGTCCGTTGCTCGGCAAGGACATTGACGACTTCAGGAATGATATCTCCTGCTTTTTTGATGACAACTTTGTCGCCGATTTTAATATCTTTTTCACGGATCAAGTCTTCATTGTGCAAGGAAGCACGTCCAACCGTTGTACCTGCAACTTGTACAGGTTCAAGAATGGCAGTTGGCGTGACAACGCCTGTGCGGCCCACACTCAACTCGATATCCTTCAAAGTCGTTACGACTTCCTCGGCAGGAAACTTATAAGCGATTGCCCAGCGCGGGCTCTTTGCTGTTGTTCCAAGCTCAGCCTGCTGATCAAGTGAATCTACCTTGATGACAATCCCATCAATATCATACGGCAGATCCGGGCGCTTTTCGACCCAGCTGTTCACATACTCAATGACCCCTTCAATGCTGTCCACTTTCCTGCGCTCTTTATTCGCTTTGAATCCCAGCTTCTCCAGATAATCTAGTCCCTCGCTATGCGCGCGGATACCAGTGTCCCCGACATTTGCAATTCCGTACAGGAACACATCCAGATTCCTTGAAGCAGCAATCTTCGGATCAAGCTGGCGAAGGGAACCCGCAGCCGCATTACGCGGGTTCGCAAATGGCTCTTCTTCTCTTTCGTTTCTCGCTTTATTCAATGCTTCAAAGGATTTCTTCGGCATGAACGCCTCTCCTCGTACTTCAAGCGCAACCTGCTCTTTCAGTCGGATAGGCAAAGAACGGATCGTCTTAAGGTTAGACGTAATATCCTCACCAGTCGTTCCATCACCGCGAGTCGCACCGCGTACAAGCATACCGTCCTCATAAATGACCGAGACTGCCAGCCCGTCAATCTTCAGCTCGCAAACATACGCTACATCGTCACCGACACCCTGCCGAACACGACGGTCAAAATCCCGCAAGTCTTGCTCATCGAAGGCATTTCCAAGACTCAGCATCGGAATCGCGTGCTGGACTTTATTGAACATCGTTAAAATCTCGCCGCCGACACGCTGTGTAGGAGAATCAGGAGTCTGCAGCTCTGGGAATTGCTCCTCGATTTCAACCAGTTCCCTCAAAAGCCTGTCGTATTCCGCATCCGGAACCGATGGCTGATCAAGAACATAGTACTCATAAGCATATTGATTAAGCAGATTTTGCAAATCCTTGGCTTTTTTCTCAGCACTCTGAAAATCCATAAACCCAGCCCTTTCATAACTGAAAAGCACAAGCGCCTTGGTCAGCCCCTACAAGTGACTCGAGGTGCTCAAAGCTAACGCTTCTAACAAGCTACTCGAGGATGCACTCGCAGGGATGACAACTGGCTAGGCACTTGAGCTAGACAGTACTCAATGTGTAATAAAAACTGTTTAAGCCTTCGTAATCGGTGCGAACTTGGCAAGCAATCGTTTAATACCTGTCGGGCTAGGGAATGCGATATCGAGCTCCATTCCTTCTCCCGATCCCTTGACACTGACGACCGTTCCTGTTCCCCACTTGCCGTGCTGGGCTTTGTCGCCAACCTTCCATTCAATCCCTTCGCCGCCGCTTGCAGCTGGGACCGGTCGAGATACAGCTCCACGTGCAGGGATAGAAGGTCTGGCAGAAGTACCTGGTCTTCCACCACTGGCTGATGCTGATCTTCCGCCGCTTGTTGGTGCAGGCCTTCTCACTTTTGGCACAGCGTCTTCAACCAAATCAGCAGGAATTTCCTTGATGAACCGTGATTCCGGATTCATATTCGTACGACCGAAAAGGGTACGCATTTGTGCATTCGTGATGAACAATTCTTCTTCAGCTCGCGTGATTCCCACGTAGGCAAGACGGCGTTCTTCCTCCATCTCATCCTCCTCCATTAAAGAGCGGCTGTGCGGGAATACGCCCTCTTCCATTCCAATCAGGAAGACGACCGGGAACTCGAGACCCTTAGCTGAGTGCAATGTCATCAATGTGACGAAGTCTGTTTTTTGCTCCCCGTCATCATCCAGGCGGTCGATATCAGCAACAAGTGCCAAATCCGTCAGGAACGCCACCAGGCTTTTATCTTCACTGCTTTCTTCAAAGCTTTTTGTTACCGTTAAAAATTCATCTATGTTTTCAAGTCGGCTCTGTGACTCCAGCGATTTTTCCGCCTTCAGCATGTCTCGGTAGCCTGTTTTATCAAGGACTTCCTCTACTAGCTCGGTCACTGACAGATATTCCTGCTGATGAGTGTAATTGCTGACCAGGTTGCGGAATTCTGCCGCAGCTTTTTCTGCCTTCGGGCTCAGTCCGATCATTTCTATTGTCTCTAAGGCCTGGAACATCGAAAGGTCATGCATTGTCGCGAAGTTCGCAATTTTATCAATAGAAGTTGAACCAATCGCACGCTTCGGAACATTGATGATCCTCTGCAAGCTGATATCATCATCCGGATTCGAAATCAAACGCAGATACGCCAGGATATCCTTGATTTCCTTCCTGTCATAGAACTTAGTGCCGCCAACGATTGAGTAATCGATGTTCGACTTCAGGAAAGATTCCTCAATTACACGGGACTGCGCATTCGTACGGTAAAGAATTGCGATATCGGAGAGCTTGCGGCCATTGCGCATCTGCTCCTGGATTTTGCCGATGACGAACTGCGCTTCGCCCTGCTCACTGTCAGCGCGATAATACATGATTTTGTTGCCCTCAGCGTTTTCCGTCCATAAATTCTTCGGCTTGCGGTTCATATTGTTCTGGATAACCATATTAGCAGCCAGAAGTATCTTTTTCGTCGAGCGGTAGTTCTGCTCAAGCAAAATCACGCTTGCCCTTGGATAGTCCTTTTCAAATGAAAGGATATTCGTGATATCGGCACCGCGCCAGCGATAGATTGACTGATCCGAATCACCAACAACACAAAGGTTCTGGAATCTTTGCGCAAGCAATTTTACAAGCATGTATTGTGCCCTGTTCGTATCCTGGTACTCATCCACATGGATGTACTGGAACTTGCGCTGGTAATACTCCAGCACTTCAGGTACGCGGATGAACAGCGTAATCGTCGTCATGATCAGATCATCAAAATCAAGCGCATTATTTTTGCGCAGCCTGCGCTGATATTCCGTATACACATCGCTGACCTTCTGGGAAAAATAATCCCCCGCTGTCTTCGCATATTCCTCCGGCGTAATCAATTCGTTCTTCGCCGAGCTGATTGTTCCAAGAATCGCACGAGGATCATACTTTTTCGGATCCATATTTTTGTCCTTCAAAATCGACTTGATTACAGACTGCTGGTCAGTCGAGTCAAGGATTGTAAAGTTGCGGTTATATCCGAGACGGTCGATGTCCCTGCGCAAAATCCTTACGCACATCGAGTGGAAAGTTGAAATCCAGATGTCGTCTGCCGCGCCGCCCATCATTTTTTGAATCCTCTCGCGCATTTCGCGCGCTGCTTTATTCGTAAACGTAATCGCCAGGATGTTATAAGGATTTACCCCTTTTTCCACCATCAAATACGCAATCCTATGTGTTAAAACTCTGGTTTTACCAGAGCCAGCACCTGCCATCAGCAGCAGCGGTCCATCCACTGTCTTGACAGCCTTCTGCTGCTCCGGGTTCAAGCCATTCAATAATTTATCCGTTAAAAATTGCACACTTGTCACCACCATACAAACATTTGTTCTTATTTTATCTCAAAACAATGTAACAAACAACTTGTCTATTCTTTTATTTTTCCGACGCAGCGACTGTCTTTAAGGCCTCATCAAGGTTGCTGTAAATGACATTACCAACCACGATGACATCTGCATGCTTGGCCATTTCTTCTGCTTGCTGTGCTGTTTCAATTCCGCCGCCGTAAAAGAGGACGGTGTTATCAAGAACATCTTTGGCTGCTTCCACATACTCAGGATTGCCATATGTCCCGCTGTATTCCAAATAAAAAATCGGCAGGTTGAACATTTTCTCTGCCATCATCGCGTAAGCACGCACATCTTCAATAGAAAGATCTGTCTTCGCATCAGTCAATTTCGCTGCCTTGCAATCCGGATTGAGGATGCAATAACCTTCCATTTTCACTTCGTCCCATTCCATCAGGTCGCCATACTCCTTGACCGCTTCATGGTGCAGGCCAGTGATCCACTGTGGATTGCCGCTGTTCAGCACCGTCGGGATAAAATAAAAATCGAATCCCGGCGTGATCGAGTCAATCGTCGAAACCTCGAGAATGCACGGAACCGTATAACGGCGGACTCGGGACATCAAATCAAGAACTCCTTCTAGAGTGACTCCATCCGTCCCTCCCACCATGATCGCGTCGGTTCCAGACTCGCAAATTCTATCTAATTCCTCATCAGTTATCTCTTTATTTGGATCGAGTTTGAACACATGTCTCCACTCGCGAACATCGTACATTCCAGAATTGCCCCCATTCTATCTATCCATTCCATCATTATAGCATTTGTTTTGAATATATAAAAAAGGAAACATGTGAGAAAAGCACTCCGATTCATTACGGTTAATTACCCGACCTGGTTTTTGCTTCGACCGTAATACTTTATAGCGAAAATAAACTTTTTATAGCGAAAAAATAGATTTTATAGCGAAAATCTAAATATTAAAGCGAAAACAATTTTTTTATAGCGAAATTGTCATTTTTATAGCGAACTGGAAATTAACAGCGTTTTTTTCCAATAAAAAAAACGAAACCAAAATTGGTTCCGCCCTCATCAAAAAACTATTGCGCTTTTTCAGCGTTTTCCTGCTCTTTCAATCTTTCGAGCGCCATTTCATACGCGTCATTTCCGTAATTCAAGCAGCGTTTGACACGGGAAATCGTTGCCGTGCTCGCGCCTGTCTCGGTCTCGATTTTATGATAAGTCTTGCCTTCGCGAAGCATGCGGGCAACTTCAAGGCGCTGTGCCAGCGACTGGATTTCATTCACTGTTGCCAGGTCGTCGAAAAATCGATAGGCTTCGTCGAGATCTTTCAGCGATAAAATCGCATTGAATAATTGATCGAGTTCTTTCCCTCTTAATTTATCAATTTGCATATAGTCTACCCCTTAATTCACTCAAATTTTATTATGGCTGTTTTTGCGCTACTGTTATCAATCCGATATTTCACAAATTTCGCCGTTATTGTTGTGAGTCGAATGAGACATCGCTGATTGATGGGACAATGTTGATCCATGTTTTCCCGGGAACGAAACCAGCTTTTACCCCATCCTTATAAGGGACGATCCTGCCAGCTTCATTTTTCCATTGAATCTCATTCACTTTGCCTTTTTGGAACAGGTATCCCTTGCCGCCCGAATCCAGATCAATGACCCTTCGGTCTGCACTATCAATTACCTGATGATCCATTTGTACAACAAGGATGTTGTCTAGCAGGACAGGATCCTTCGATTCCAAATCAACACTTTCCTCACTGCCATTAAAACGATGGTATTTCTGCTCATCCGTGTCATACTCGTAGATCGCGTCGAACGACGGAGAACCGTATTTTACCATGAATTCCTCAGCCGGTGTACCTTCCAGCTGTCCGGCTTCTTCACTGCTCAAGAATACGGCAGAAGACGGTGCTGCATCAAGTCCGTAACCTTTCTTTTCCGCGCCTTTCAAAATATTCTTATAAGTGATATAAGAATTATGAGGGGCCTTCCGGAAATCGGACCGTTTGAACAATGTCCCATCGTATTGCATTCCGTTGATATTATCAAGCACTCCGCGCTCAAGCATGTCCTTCGCTTCAGGGCTATAGCCATGGGCGATGAAAAAACTGTCAAACCCGGATGCCAGGTCGATAAAGTACTCCCTTGCACTGCGGACTGGCCCTATTTTTTCAGGTTGTTCGCTTTGGAAAATGGCCACGAATCTTGTCACGTCTCCTTCAGCAAGGACCTCGTGGATGACGTCTGCTTTGTGAAGGCCGGATTGCGGACGCGCCTTTGGATGGTTATTCACCACCACGGCCACCGCCCGGTCAAAACTCTCCTCGGCAGTACCGACTCCTGTCAGCGGGAATTGATACGGAAGTTCCTCCGGAGCGACAACCTCATCTACTTCAATTTCTTTTTCTTTATGTTCTGTTGCTTCTTTTTTCTCTGTCTCTTTACTGCTGCATCCGGCGGTAAGCACCATCGCGGCCGCCAGCACAGCGATCCATTTTTTCCCATTTTCGCCACCCCTTGATCTCCAAGTTCGATCATGGTTGTCTATCTCTAGATGCACTGTTATATTTTAACGCATTATCGTTGGAAAGAGTACCGTTTTTTTCATCACATCATAGATGCCCTCTTGTGTGATGCGGATATAAGGTAAATGCGTTGAACTGAAGAATAATAGTGAATAAATTGGATCGGCGAATTTATACCCTTTTTCCTTTAAATATTCAAGCAGCTTCTTCTCCTCCGCCATCAGCTCTGTCACTGGATGGCTGGACATGATCCCCTGCAGCCTCAATGGAATCTCCTTGACCGGCACCCCATTTTCACAGGCGACAATCCCCCCGCCTAGCTCCTTCATCCTGTTAAAAGCGGCAATCATATCCTGCTTGCTTTTACCAATCAGAATGATATCGCCGGTATTGGAAAAGGAGCTTGCAAGCCCCTGAAGACTCGTCGCAAATCCTTTTAACATCGTGTTGATACGCCATTTTCCATGACGGTCGATCAGCATGAAAAAGCACTCATCATGCTTTGAAGATAATTCCTCAGCAGACACATCGATTGAAATCGAATAAGGCTTCGTAATGACCG belongs to Mesobacillus subterraneus and includes:
- a CDS encoding DUF3048 domain-containing protein, encoding MHLEIDNHDRTWRSRGGENGKKWIAVLAAAMVLTAGCSSKETEKKEATEHKEKEIEVDEVVAPEELPYQFPLTGVGTAEESFDRAVAVVVNNHPKARPQSGLHKADVIHEVLAEGDVTRFVAIFQSEQPEKIGPVRSAREYFIDLASGFDSFFIAHGYSPEAKDMLERGVLDNINGMQYDGTLFKRSDFRKAPHNSYITYKNILKGAEKKGYGLDAAPSSAVFLSSEEAGQLEGTPAEEFMVKYGSPSFDAIYEYDTDEQKYHRFNGSEESVDLESKDPVLLDNILVVQMDHQVIDSADRRVIDLDSGGKGYLFQKGKVNEIQWKNEAGRIVPYKDGVKAGFVPGKTWINIVPSISDVSFDSQQ